One window of the Prinia subflava isolate CZ2003 ecotype Zambia chromosome 1, Cam_Psub_1.2, whole genome shotgun sequence genome contains the following:
- the CASD1 gene encoding N-acetylneuraminate 9-O-acetyltransferase isoform X1, with translation MAALAYTGGKREINYYFSVRSAKALALGAVLLLTACHAASRRYRGGDTCEYLLSSGRFLGEKVWQPHSCMMHKYKNSEAKNCLIDKHVVFIGDSRIRQLFYSFIKLINPQVKEEGIKHGNIPFEDKSASIKVDFLWYPEVNGSMRQRIKSWTEGSVAKPHIIVVGAATWSIKIHNGSNEALAQYKINITSIAPLLEKLAISSDVYWVLQDPVYEDMLSESRKMITNEKIDAYNEAAVRILNSSSRNSRAKVKVFSVSKLIAQETIMKSADGLHLPESSRDTNAMILMNVYCNKIMKPIDGSCCQPQPPLTLIQKIAFCFFTLSIIGYLIISLIHRNNYRKNKSCTDLESGEEKKPAISTPNVSTLEMLLHCFCKLGLIMTYFYLCDRANLFMKENKFYTHSSFFIPIAYILVLGVFYTENTKETKVLNREQTDEWKGWMQLVILIYHISGASTFLPVYMHIRVLVAAYLFQTGYGHFSYFWIKGDFGVYRVCQVLFRLNFLVVVLCIVMDRPYQFYYFVPLVTVWFMIIYATLAVWPQIVQKKANGNCLWHFGLLLKLICLLTCIYFLSYSQGAFEKIFSFWPLSKCFELNGNVYEWWFRWKLDRYVVFHGMLFAFIYLALQKRQIISEGKGDPLFSNRVSNVLLFISIVSFLTYSIWASSCKNKTECNELHPSVSVVQILAFILIRNIPGYVRSVYSSFFAWFGKISLELFICQYHIWLAADTKGILVLIPGYPMFNVLVSTFIFVCVAHEISQITNDLAQIVVPKDNSTLLKRLLCIAGFFSGLHFFSAMQDQSRH, from the exons ATGGCGGCGCTGGCCTACACCGGGGGCAAGCGGGAGATCAACTACTACTTCAGCGTGAGGAGCGCCAAGGCGCTGGCGCTGGGCGCCGTCCTGCTCCTCACCGCCTGCCACGCCGCCTCCCGCCGCTACCGAG GTGGTGATACATGTGAATATCTTCTGTCCAGTGGGAGATTTCTTGGAGAAAAAGTATGGCAACCTCACAGTTGTATGATGCATAAGTATAAAAATAG tgaAGCAAAAAATTGCCTCATAGACAAACATGTTGTGTTTATAGGAGATTCTAGAATTCGACAGCTGTTCTATTCGTTCATAAAACTGATAAATCCCCAAGTCAAAGAAGAGGGAATTAAG CATGGAAATATTCCATTTGAAGATAAATCTGCTTCAATTAAAGTG GATTTTCTGTGGTATCCAGAAGTTAATGGCTCTATGAGGCAACGTATCAAATCTTGGACTGAG GGTTCTGTGGCAAAACCTCATATAATTGTAGTAGGAGCTGCCACG TGGTCTATCAAGATTCACAATGGCAGCAACGAAGCCCTTGCACAGTATAAAATCAATATCACTTCAATTGCACCTCTTTTGGAAAAATTAGCAATAAGTAGTGATGTTTACTGGGTCTTACAAG ATCCTGTTTATGAAGACATGCTGAGTGAAAGTCGGAAAATGATCACTAATGAGAAAATAGATGCTTATAATGAAGCAGCTGTTCGTATTCTGAACAGCAGCTCCCGAAATTCCAGAGCTAAAGTTAAAGTGTTCAGCGTATCAAAATTGATAGCACAAGAAACCATCATGAAGTCTGCAGATGGCTTGCATCTCCCTGAATCAAGCAGAGATACA aatgCAATGATCCTTATGAATGTCTACtgcaataaaataatgaaaccCATTgatggctcctgctgccagcctcaGCCTCCTCTCACTCTGATACAGAAGATagctttctgttttttcactttgtCCATTATTGGATATTTAATTATCAGCTTAATTCATCGGAATAATTATCGGAAGAACAAATCATGCACTGATTTGGAAagtggagaggagaagaaacCTGCCATCAGCACACCTAACGTTTCTACCTTAGAGATGCTCTTACACTGCTTTTGCAAACTTGGTCTAATCATGacctatttttatttatgtgacAGAGCAAATCTTtttatgaaggaaaataaattttacacaCATTCGTCTTTCTTCATACCAATCGCCTATATCTTGGTTTTGGGGGTATTTTATACTGAAAATACCAAAGAG ACTAAAGTGTTAAATAGAGAACAGACTGATGAATGGAAGGGCTGGATGCAACTTGTTATTTTGATTTATCATATCTCTGGAGCAAGCACT TTTTTGCCTGTGTACATGCACATTCGAGTCCTGGTTGCTGCGTATCTGTTTCAAACAGGTTATGGGCACTTCTCATATTTTTGGATAAAAGGGGACTTTGGTGTATACAGGGTGTGTCAG GTTTTGTTCCGTCTCAATTTCTTGGTTGTGGTACTGTGCATAGTGATGGACCGACCTTACCAGTTCTACTATTTTGTGCCATTAGTCACTGTCTGGTTTATGATCATTTATGCCACCTTAGCTGTATGGCCTCAGATTGTCCAGAAGAAAGCAAATG GGAACTGCCTGTGGCACTTTGGTTTACTGCTGAAACTTATTTGCTTGCTGACATGTATATATTTTCTGTCATATTCTCAG GGTGCAtttgaaaagatattttcattttggcCATTGTCCAAGTGTTTTGAACTGAATGGGAATGTCTATGAATGGTGGTTTAGGTGGAAGCTGGATCGCTAT GTAGTTTTTCATGGGAtgctgtttgcttttatttatctGGCATTGCAGAAACGTCAGATCatatcagaaggaaaaggagatccTCTTTTCTCCAACAGAGTTtcaaatgttttattatttatttcaattgTGTCCTTTTTG ACCTACTCTATTTGGGCTAGTAGCTGTAAAAACAAGACAGAGTGCAATGAGCTACATCCTTCTGTTTCTGTGGTGCAG ATTTTAGCTTTCATCCTCATCAGGAACATTCCCGGATATGTCCGATCTGTGTACAGCTCATTCTTCGCCTGGTTTGGCAAAATTTCTTTAGAG cttttcATTTGCCAATACCATATTTGGCTGGCAGCAGACACAAAGGGGATCTTGGTGCTCATTCCTGGATATCCAATGTTTAATGTTCTTGTCAGCACTTTCATATTTGTGTGCGTGGCACATGAGATTTCTCAGATCACTAATGACCTAGCACAGATTGTGGTCCCTAAAGATAACTCAACTCTGCTGAAAAGGTTGCTATGCatagctggatttttttctggactaCACTTCTTCTCAGCAATGCAAGATCAGTCAAGGCATTAA
- the CASD1 gene encoding N-acetylneuraminate 9-O-acetyltransferase isoform X2 — protein MRSCTESAAAPRARPAAGGDTCEYLLSSGRFLGEKVWQPHSCMMHKYKNSEAKNCLIDKHVVFIGDSRIRQLFYSFIKLINPQVKEEGIKHGNIPFEDKSASIKVDFLWYPEVNGSMRQRIKSWTEGSVAKPHIIVVGAATWSIKIHNGSNEALAQYKINITSIAPLLEKLAISSDVYWVLQDPVYEDMLSESRKMITNEKIDAYNEAAVRILNSSSRNSRAKVKVFSVSKLIAQETIMKSADGLHLPESSRDTNAMILMNVYCNKIMKPIDGSCCQPQPPLTLIQKIAFCFFTLSIIGYLIISLIHRNNYRKNKSCTDLESGEEKKPAISTPNVSTLEMLLHCFCKLGLIMTYFYLCDRANLFMKENKFYTHSSFFIPIAYILVLGVFYTENTKETKVLNREQTDEWKGWMQLVILIYHISGASTFLPVYMHIRVLVAAYLFQTGYGHFSYFWIKGDFGVYRVCQVLFRLNFLVVVLCIVMDRPYQFYYFVPLVTVWFMIIYATLAVWPQIVQKKANGNCLWHFGLLLKLICLLTCIYFLSYSQGAFEKIFSFWPLSKCFELNGNVYEWWFRWKLDRYVVFHGMLFAFIYLALQKRQIISEGKGDPLFSNRVSNVLLFISIVSFLTYSIWASSCKNKTECNELHPSVSVVQILAFILIRNIPGYVRSVYSSFFAWFGKISLELFICQYHIWLAADTKGILVLIPGYPMFNVLVSTFIFVCVAHEISQITNDLAQIVVPKDNSTLLKRLLCIAGFFSGLHFFSAMQDQSRH, from the exons ATGCGGAGCTGCACCGAGAGCGCCGCAGCTCCGCGGGCCCGGCCTGCGGCAG GTGGTGATACATGTGAATATCTTCTGTCCAGTGGGAGATTTCTTGGAGAAAAAGTATGGCAACCTCACAGTTGTATGATGCATAAGTATAAAAATAG tgaAGCAAAAAATTGCCTCATAGACAAACATGTTGTGTTTATAGGAGATTCTAGAATTCGACAGCTGTTCTATTCGTTCATAAAACTGATAAATCCCCAAGTCAAAGAAGAGGGAATTAAG CATGGAAATATTCCATTTGAAGATAAATCTGCTTCAATTAAAGTG GATTTTCTGTGGTATCCAGAAGTTAATGGCTCTATGAGGCAACGTATCAAATCTTGGACTGAG GGTTCTGTGGCAAAACCTCATATAATTGTAGTAGGAGCTGCCACG TGGTCTATCAAGATTCACAATGGCAGCAACGAAGCCCTTGCACAGTATAAAATCAATATCACTTCAATTGCACCTCTTTTGGAAAAATTAGCAATAAGTAGTGATGTTTACTGGGTCTTACAAG ATCCTGTTTATGAAGACATGCTGAGTGAAAGTCGGAAAATGATCACTAATGAGAAAATAGATGCTTATAATGAAGCAGCTGTTCGTATTCTGAACAGCAGCTCCCGAAATTCCAGAGCTAAAGTTAAAGTGTTCAGCGTATCAAAATTGATAGCACAAGAAACCATCATGAAGTCTGCAGATGGCTTGCATCTCCCTGAATCAAGCAGAGATACA aatgCAATGATCCTTATGAATGTCTACtgcaataaaataatgaaaccCATTgatggctcctgctgccagcctcaGCCTCCTCTCACTCTGATACAGAAGATagctttctgttttttcactttgtCCATTATTGGATATTTAATTATCAGCTTAATTCATCGGAATAATTATCGGAAGAACAAATCATGCACTGATTTGGAAagtggagaggagaagaaacCTGCCATCAGCACACCTAACGTTTCTACCTTAGAGATGCTCTTACACTGCTTTTGCAAACTTGGTCTAATCATGacctatttttatttatgtgacAGAGCAAATCTTtttatgaaggaaaataaattttacacaCATTCGTCTTTCTTCATACCAATCGCCTATATCTTGGTTTTGGGGGTATTTTATACTGAAAATACCAAAGAG ACTAAAGTGTTAAATAGAGAACAGACTGATGAATGGAAGGGCTGGATGCAACTTGTTATTTTGATTTATCATATCTCTGGAGCAAGCACT TTTTTGCCTGTGTACATGCACATTCGAGTCCTGGTTGCTGCGTATCTGTTTCAAACAGGTTATGGGCACTTCTCATATTTTTGGATAAAAGGGGACTTTGGTGTATACAGGGTGTGTCAG GTTTTGTTCCGTCTCAATTTCTTGGTTGTGGTACTGTGCATAGTGATGGACCGACCTTACCAGTTCTACTATTTTGTGCCATTAGTCACTGTCTGGTTTATGATCATTTATGCCACCTTAGCTGTATGGCCTCAGATTGTCCAGAAGAAAGCAAATG GGAACTGCCTGTGGCACTTTGGTTTACTGCTGAAACTTATTTGCTTGCTGACATGTATATATTTTCTGTCATATTCTCAG GGTGCAtttgaaaagatattttcattttggcCATTGTCCAAGTGTTTTGAACTGAATGGGAATGTCTATGAATGGTGGTTTAGGTGGAAGCTGGATCGCTAT GTAGTTTTTCATGGGAtgctgtttgcttttatttatctGGCATTGCAGAAACGTCAGATCatatcagaaggaaaaggagatccTCTTTTCTCCAACAGAGTTtcaaatgttttattatttatttcaattgTGTCCTTTTTG ACCTACTCTATTTGGGCTAGTAGCTGTAAAAACAAGACAGAGTGCAATGAGCTACATCCTTCTGTTTCTGTGGTGCAG ATTTTAGCTTTCATCCTCATCAGGAACATTCCCGGATATGTCCGATCTGTGTACAGCTCATTCTTCGCCTGGTTTGGCAAAATTTCTTTAGAG cttttcATTTGCCAATACCATATTTGGCTGGCAGCAGACACAAAGGGGATCTTGGTGCTCATTCCTGGATATCCAATGTTTAATGTTCTTGTCAGCACTTTCATATTTGTGTGCGTGGCACATGAGATTTCTCAGATCACTAATGACCTAGCACAGATTGTGGTCCCTAAAGATAACTCAACTCTGCTGAAAAGGTTGCTATGCatagctggatttttttctggactaCACTTCTTCTCAGCAATGCAAGATCAGTCAAGGCATTAA
- the CASD1 gene encoding N-acetylneuraminate 9-O-acetyltransferase isoform X3, with the protein MMHKYKNSEAKNCLIDKHVVFIGDSRIRQLFYSFIKLINPQVKEEGIKHGNIPFEDKSASIKVDFLWYPEVNGSMRQRIKSWTEGSVAKPHIIVVGAATWSIKIHNGSNEALAQYKINITSIAPLLEKLAISSDVYWVLQDPVYEDMLSESRKMITNEKIDAYNEAAVRILNSSSRNSRAKVKVFSVSKLIAQETIMKSADGLHLPESSRDTNAMILMNVYCNKIMKPIDGSCCQPQPPLTLIQKIAFCFFTLSIIGYLIISLIHRNNYRKNKSCTDLESGEEKKPAISTPNVSTLEMLLHCFCKLGLIMTYFYLCDRANLFMKENKFYTHSSFFIPIAYILVLGVFYTENTKETKVLNREQTDEWKGWMQLVILIYHISGASTFLPVYMHIRVLVAAYLFQTGYGHFSYFWIKGDFGVYRVCQVLFRLNFLVVVLCIVMDRPYQFYYFVPLVTVWFMIIYATLAVWPQIVQKKANGNCLWHFGLLLKLICLLTCIYFLSYSQGAFEKIFSFWPLSKCFELNGNVYEWWFRWKLDRYVVFHGMLFAFIYLALQKRQIISEGKGDPLFSNRVSNVLLFISIVSFLTYSIWASSCKNKTECNELHPSVSVVQILAFILIRNIPGYVRSVYSSFFAWFGKISLELFICQYHIWLAADTKGILVLIPGYPMFNVLVSTFIFVCVAHEISQITNDLAQIVVPKDNSTLLKRLLCIAGFFSGLHFFSAMQDQSRH; encoded by the exons ATGATGCATAAGTATAAAAATAG tgaAGCAAAAAATTGCCTCATAGACAAACATGTTGTGTTTATAGGAGATTCTAGAATTCGACAGCTGTTCTATTCGTTCATAAAACTGATAAATCCCCAAGTCAAAGAAGAGGGAATTAAG CATGGAAATATTCCATTTGAAGATAAATCTGCTTCAATTAAAGTG GATTTTCTGTGGTATCCAGAAGTTAATGGCTCTATGAGGCAACGTATCAAATCTTGGACTGAG GGTTCTGTGGCAAAACCTCATATAATTGTAGTAGGAGCTGCCACG TGGTCTATCAAGATTCACAATGGCAGCAACGAAGCCCTTGCACAGTATAAAATCAATATCACTTCAATTGCACCTCTTTTGGAAAAATTAGCAATAAGTAGTGATGTTTACTGGGTCTTACAAG ATCCTGTTTATGAAGACATGCTGAGTGAAAGTCGGAAAATGATCACTAATGAGAAAATAGATGCTTATAATGAAGCAGCTGTTCGTATTCTGAACAGCAGCTCCCGAAATTCCAGAGCTAAAGTTAAAGTGTTCAGCGTATCAAAATTGATAGCACAAGAAACCATCATGAAGTCTGCAGATGGCTTGCATCTCCCTGAATCAAGCAGAGATACA aatgCAATGATCCTTATGAATGTCTACtgcaataaaataatgaaaccCATTgatggctcctgctgccagcctcaGCCTCCTCTCACTCTGATACAGAAGATagctttctgttttttcactttgtCCATTATTGGATATTTAATTATCAGCTTAATTCATCGGAATAATTATCGGAAGAACAAATCATGCACTGATTTGGAAagtggagaggagaagaaacCTGCCATCAGCACACCTAACGTTTCTACCTTAGAGATGCTCTTACACTGCTTTTGCAAACTTGGTCTAATCATGacctatttttatttatgtgacAGAGCAAATCTTtttatgaaggaaaataaattttacacaCATTCGTCTTTCTTCATACCAATCGCCTATATCTTGGTTTTGGGGGTATTTTATACTGAAAATACCAAAGAG ACTAAAGTGTTAAATAGAGAACAGACTGATGAATGGAAGGGCTGGATGCAACTTGTTATTTTGATTTATCATATCTCTGGAGCAAGCACT TTTTTGCCTGTGTACATGCACATTCGAGTCCTGGTTGCTGCGTATCTGTTTCAAACAGGTTATGGGCACTTCTCATATTTTTGGATAAAAGGGGACTTTGGTGTATACAGGGTGTGTCAG GTTTTGTTCCGTCTCAATTTCTTGGTTGTGGTACTGTGCATAGTGATGGACCGACCTTACCAGTTCTACTATTTTGTGCCATTAGTCACTGTCTGGTTTATGATCATTTATGCCACCTTAGCTGTATGGCCTCAGATTGTCCAGAAGAAAGCAAATG GGAACTGCCTGTGGCACTTTGGTTTACTGCTGAAACTTATTTGCTTGCTGACATGTATATATTTTCTGTCATATTCTCAG GGTGCAtttgaaaagatattttcattttggcCATTGTCCAAGTGTTTTGAACTGAATGGGAATGTCTATGAATGGTGGTTTAGGTGGAAGCTGGATCGCTAT GTAGTTTTTCATGGGAtgctgtttgcttttatttatctGGCATTGCAGAAACGTCAGATCatatcagaaggaaaaggagatccTCTTTTCTCCAACAGAGTTtcaaatgttttattatttatttcaattgTGTCCTTTTTG ACCTACTCTATTTGGGCTAGTAGCTGTAAAAACAAGACAGAGTGCAATGAGCTACATCCTTCTGTTTCTGTGGTGCAG ATTTTAGCTTTCATCCTCATCAGGAACATTCCCGGATATGTCCGATCTGTGTACAGCTCATTCTTCGCCTGGTTTGGCAAAATTTCTTTAGAG cttttcATTTGCCAATACCATATTTGGCTGGCAGCAGACACAAAGGGGATCTTGGTGCTCATTCCTGGATATCCAATGTTTAATGTTCTTGTCAGCACTTTCATATTTGTGTGCGTGGCACATGAGATTTCTCAGATCACTAATGACCTAGCACAGATTGTGGTCCCTAAAGATAACTCAACTCTGCTGAAAAGGTTGCTATGCatagctggatttttttctggactaCACTTCTTCTCAGCAATGCAAGATCAGTCAAGGCATTAA